In a genomic window of Desulfovibrio inopinatus DSM 10711:
- a CDS encoding GntR family transcriptional regulator, whose protein sequence is MAWDGNTKKNGRVTFVDKAYAIIKENILSVRYPPGYQVLEAQLADDLGMSRTPVREALIRLSDEGLVEIVPRRGVRVVPLSAADMSEISEVLTSLEVTAVEKAAKVGLEDEASSALEALLKEMEDALDNDDLDTWAEADARFHQMLLSLSGNSVLTAIGASLTDKAHRARLLTLRLRPKPERSNREHREVVEAMRRGDSERAGRSHRAHRERAADIITQILEYYRLNHV, encoded by the coding sequence ATGGCCTGGGATGGCAATACCAAAAAAAACGGTCGAGTTACTTTTGTTGATAAAGCATATGCTATTATCAAAGAAAACATTTTGAGTGTCCGGTATCCTCCTGGATATCAGGTGCTTGAGGCACAATTGGCCGATGATTTGGGCATGAGCCGAACACCGGTTCGTGAAGCACTAATTCGGCTCAGTGATGAAGGCCTTGTCGAGATTGTTCCTCGTCGTGGAGTGCGCGTTGTTCCACTCTCGGCAGCAGATATGTCTGAGATTTCTGAAGTTCTCACGAGCCTGGAAGTCACGGCTGTGGAAAAAGCCGCCAAGGTGGGCCTGGAAGATGAGGCTTCATCCGCACTTGAGGCGTTGTTGAAGGAAATGGAAGACGCTTTGGATAATGATGATCTTGATACCTGGGCTGAAGCTGATGCTCGGTTTCACCAGATGCTTTTGTCATTATCTGGAAATTCCGTGCTGACGGCTATCGGCGCCAGTTTGACGGATAAGGCGCATCGCGCTCGATTGTTAACACTGCGTCTTCGGCCTAAACCTGAACGCTCCAACCGCGAACATCGTGAAGTCGTTGAAGCGATGCGACGAGGGGATAGTGAGCGAGCGGGGCGGAGTCACCGGGCACACCGGGAGCGAGCTGCCGACATCATTACCCAAATATTGGAGTACTATCGACTGAACCATGTCTGA
- a CDS encoding BMP family ABC transporter substrate-binding protein encodes MPRLIRYTVLALVLLGLAAGPACAEKLKVAFIFLSTINDMGWTQAHYDGMKYAQEKLGDKIEVSYTENIKAPDAERVIRDYASQGYQLIFGTTFEYMDPMLLVAKDFPKVAFEHCSGYKTGPNMGNYFARMVQGEYLAGYMAGLMGYKNVGTVATNPIPEPIRGINAFTHGLLTGLQEAGVEHGEDVNTVVWLKAWRDPINETTLSDTLSKRGHDLIRQMADTPDSSIAACNNNVPAIGYGTNATAFGAKCALVSTMWNWGPYYVDTIQQVIDGKWKPREYYEGFNKNMIQLSPFSEAVPAAVQDKVMKKLEMIQQGDDMSLEGPIADQSGKVMIPEGSRPNVPELMTMQWLAQGVKGTLPQ; translated from the coding sequence ATGCCACGATTGATCCGCTATACGGTTTTGGCTTTGGTGCTGCTGGGCTTGGCTGCTGGTCCGGCGTGTGCTGAAAAATTGAAGGTCGCTTTTATTTTTCTGTCGACGATCAATGACATGGGATGGACCCAAGCGCATTACGACGGCATGAAATATGCCCAGGAAAAACTCGGAGACAAAATCGAAGTCAGCTATACAGAAAACATCAAAGCTCCGGACGCGGAACGTGTCATTCGTGACTATGCGTCGCAAGGCTATCAGCTGATTTTCGGAACGACGTTTGAGTACATGGATCCGATGTTGTTGGTTGCCAAGGATTTCCCCAAGGTCGCGTTTGAGCATTGTTCGGGATACAAAACTGGGCCGAATATGGGCAATTACTTTGCTCGTATGGTTCAGGGAGAATATTTGGCCGGTTACATGGCTGGGCTTATGGGCTATAAAAATGTTGGAACTGTTGCCACAAACCCCATTCCTGAACCCATCCGCGGCATCAATGCCTTTACCCACGGATTGTTGACCGGCCTGCAAGAAGCCGGAGTCGAGCACGGTGAAGACGTCAATACTGTTGTCTGGCTCAAGGCATGGCGCGATCCTATTAATGAAACGACGTTGTCCGATACGCTGAGCAAGCGCGGTCATGATCTTATCCGCCAAATGGCCGATACACCGGATTCGAGTATTGCCGCATGCAACAACAATGTTCCTGCTATTGGATACGGAACGAATGCAACTGCCTTTGGTGCCAAATGCGCTTTGGTCTCCACCATGTGGAATTGGGGACCGTATTATGTTGATACAATTCAGCAGGTGATTGACGGAAAATGGAAACCCCGTGAATATTACGAAGGGTTCAATAAAAACATGATTCAACTGTCCCCCTTCAGCGAAGCCGTCCCGGCAGCGGTACAGGACAAGGTCATGAAGAAGCTTGAGATGATACAGCAAGGCGATGACATGAGTCTTGAAGGCCCCATCGCAGACCAGTCCGGTAAAGTCATGATTCCTGAAGGATCACGACCGAACGTTCCTGAGTTAATGACGATGCAGTGGTTAGCTCAAGGTGTGAAGGGAACACTTCCTCAATAA
- the pyk gene encoding pyruvate kinase: MHVKIIATLGPASMHPDTMWELVDAGVRIFRFNFSHSHAAAFAPHIATVRKLEKEFGFPITAMGDLCGPKIRIGEVKDSPRQVFKDETLFLGAPGEDAPFVDRPFISLDIPELLAGLSVGMPVNLSDGLLQFKVSEVLKKDRLYALHAQNAGMLTSNKGICFPGKYHPLPALTEKDIRDVHEGIDVGIDAFAISFVQSPDDVLLLRKEMQKHGKDLPIVAKLERRNAVDRLDDILEVADAIMVARGDLGLECPLEELPVIQKKIIRACRHAQKPSIVATQMLLSMVDNPIPTRAEATDVANAIMDGADCVMLSEETAVGRHPVGTVKVMHNIADHAIGYYLQRIPTPYPPGEGQNVPKYLAYAACLLAQNMKSPAMVCHSTSGLTARFMSSRRPKEPVHALTTDEEVLRGLNFSWGVTPHLIEHDNRGHMKRVEDFVEDTPDFERNQAIILTAGQPTPGQPHPGTNNIKIYYK; the protein is encoded by the coding sequence ATGCACGTTAAGATTATCGCCACCCTTGGGCCAGCTTCAATGCACCCCGACACCATGTGGGAGTTGGTGGACGCTGGAGTACGAATTTTTCGTTTTAACTTCTCCCACTCTCACGCGGCGGCATTTGCTCCACACATTGCGACCGTACGGAAGTTGGAGAAAGAATTCGGCTTCCCCATCACAGCGATGGGTGACTTATGTGGTCCTAAAATACGTATCGGTGAGGTGAAAGATTCTCCCCGGCAAGTATTCAAGGACGAAACCCTGTTCCTTGGTGCTCCGGGAGAAGACGCGCCATTTGTCGACCGACCATTCATCAGTCTGGATATTCCAGAACTGCTTGCCGGTCTGAGTGTCGGCATGCCGGTAAATCTGAGTGACGGGCTGTTACAATTCAAAGTCAGCGAAGTTTTAAAGAAAGATCGCCTCTACGCTTTGCATGCGCAAAACGCCGGGATGCTGACTTCGAATAAGGGAATTTGTTTTCCTGGAAAATATCACCCTCTTCCTGCACTGACGGAAAAAGATATTCGCGATGTCCACGAAGGTATTGATGTTGGCATCGACGCCTTCGCGATTTCCTTTGTGCAAAGTCCTGATGACGTTTTGCTTTTACGTAAGGAAATGCAAAAACACGGAAAAGACCTCCCCATTGTCGCTAAACTCGAACGGCGCAATGCGGTGGACCGACTGGACGATATCCTTGAAGTCGCCGATGCCATCATGGTGGCGCGTGGTGATCTGGGGCTGGAATGCCCGTTGGAAGAACTCCCGGTAATTCAGAAAAAAATTATTCGGGCATGCCGGCACGCACAAAAACCGTCCATCGTCGCAACGCAAATGTTGCTTTCCATGGTGGACAACCCTATCCCGACGCGCGCCGAAGCCACGGACGTTGCCAACGCCATTATGGATGGTGCTGATTGTGTTATGCTGTCCGAAGAAACCGCGGTTGGTCGTCACCCTGTTGGTACGGTTAAAGTCATGCACAATATCGCCGACCACGCGATTGGATATTATTTACAACGTATTCCCACACCCTATCCACCGGGGGAAGGTCAAAACGTTCCGAAATATCTTGCTTATGCCGCCTGCCTCCTTGCTCAAAATATGAAAAGTCCGGCCATGGTCTGTCATAGTACGAGCGGGCTCACGGCCCGTTTTATGTCTTCACGACGTCCCAAGGAACCTGTTCACGCACTTACAACAGACGAGGAGGTTTTGCGGGGGCTCAATTTCAGTTGGGGCGTGACCCCTCACCTCATTGAGCATGACAATCGTGGACATATGAAACGAGTGGAAGACTTTGTTGAAGACACCCCTGATTTCGAACGCAATCAGGCGATCATTCTCACGGCGGGTCAACCGACACCAGGTCAGCCGCATCCAGGAACAAACAATATTAAAATCTACTACAAATAG
- a CDS encoding adenine phosphoribosyltransferase, with protein sequence MDIMQSRESGEKYRFIVPDLGYAVELPYVLIPADDGEIRIASLDLMGQIRLNRDLGRLLANALRPLLPVGPGRNIAILTAVEKALQLAQVVAEELEFDVIAIAHNKIKPHMEPSRRPVIQVGADSITSGGKFLALYERSLNILADATDGIILLDDVVSTGGTIDALTQLVEEAARFKNIEVPPILATACVATEGPVPPFEPLVSLAALPAPVRG encoded by the coding sequence ATGGATATCATGCAAAGCCGTGAAAGCGGCGAGAAGTATCGTTTTATCGTGCCTGATTTGGGCTATGCGGTGGAATTGCCCTATGTCCTCATTCCGGCCGATGACGGTGAAATACGTATTGCGTCCCTTGATCTCATGGGACAAATTCGGCTTAATCGCGATCTTGGTCGTCTGTTGGCGAATGCATTGCGACCGCTCCTCCCCGTCGGTCCAGGGCGCAATATCGCCATATTGACGGCTGTGGAAAAAGCATTGCAGCTCGCTCAAGTTGTCGCCGAAGAATTAGAATTCGATGTGATCGCGATTGCGCATAACAAAATAAAACCCCATATGGAGCCTTCACGCCGGCCCGTCATTCAGGTGGGTGCCGATTCCATTACCAGCGGTGGGAAATTTCTGGCCCTGTATGAACGTTCCCTCAATATTTTAGCCGATGCGACGGACGGCATTATCTTGCTTGATGATGTTGTTTCCACTGGAGGCACTATTGATGCCCTGACGCAATTGGTAGAGGAGGCTGCCCGGTTCAAAAATATTGAAGTTCCTCCTATTTTGGCGACGGCTTGTGTTGCCACTGAAGGCCCGGTTCCCCCTTTTGAACCGCTTGTCAGTCTGGCTGCGCTTCCCGCTCCCGTCCGGGGGTAG
- a CDS encoding urea transporter, whose product MTHVSSTTWGHTFKTLRRTKVFSIVRRLGSGIGSIFFIPSARFGLLAIGLAFIAPVVAAFGMLGLIAGQMGLKLLGANTKTAMSEVHIANAFLIGCYMGIRYVPTLESIALVAIAAIFTAVMTVVLAYLLDTWLGLPALSLPFALVGISIALASPNWPMPQDVFIQWFNPTMPPLLAGYFRALGSILFMPSVLAGLVLSLCLLASSRILFVLSFIGFGVGVGTRILLLNDFSTAATHSLAFNDILTAMAIGGALCVPTGKHYLLAAGATVWCALIGCALNSLGVAVGAPVLTLPFVLSTLPVFFAARLLGAPSRAAFYARSPELAVIDHAVWKERARIPLRLLYLPFSGPWTVWQGVDGPWTHKGVWRNAYDFIITNDDGLDFVHDGSLLTDFFAFGKPVVAPCRGRIVSVMNDLPDNPIGMVDTANSWGNAVVIEHPDGYWVELSHFRQGSIRVEPGQWIEAGTLLGACGNSGNSPRPHIHIQVQTRADLGAPTLPFGFSHYVVDDVYVAGNQPQTDDKLAPLPIDMQRHAGWELALDTSMTFCLNSETASTAVTMTVGMADDGSRFLETENGRLYYANTPGSLLFLRHEGNDPSLALIFAAMPRLPFGGEPGITWTEPVPATLPCFGWRRFLAPLLASFHHRLGVNTAIVRLTARNTLQTELRCPITRQRMHATIQLHEHTGHISALKLGSHTLKAHVQPQESIMWLAA is encoded by the coding sequence ATGACACACGTTTCCAGCACAACATGGGGTCATACGTTTAAGACCTTAAGACGTACAAAGGTGTTTTCCATCGTTCGACGCCTTGGATCAGGTATCGGCTCTATTTTCTTCATCCCTTCAGCGCGATTCGGCTTGCTGGCCATTGGGCTTGCATTTATTGCACCCGTTGTTGCCGCATTTGGGATGCTGGGGCTCATTGCCGGACAAATGGGTTTGAAACTGCTCGGAGCCAACACCAAAACGGCCATGTCCGAAGTTCATATTGCCAATGCATTTCTGATTGGCTGCTATATGGGCATACGATATGTACCTACTTTGGAATCCATTGCGCTTGTTGCCATTGCAGCAATTTTCACTGCCGTGATGACTGTGGTTCTCGCTTACCTTTTGGATACCTGGTTGGGTTTGCCTGCCTTGAGCCTTCCGTTTGCTCTCGTCGGTATCAGCATCGCGCTGGCGTCGCCGAACTGGCCGATGCCACAAGACGTTTTTATTCAATGGTTCAATCCGACAATGCCTCCACTGCTTGCCGGGTATTTCCGGGCATTGGGTTCTATTCTCTTTATGCCCTCGGTGTTGGCTGGACTCGTTCTTTCTCTTTGCCTTCTTGCCTCGTCACGGATTCTATTTGTCCTTTCCTTTATAGGATTTGGCGTTGGAGTCGGAACACGAATTCTTCTTCTCAACGATTTCAGCACAGCGGCAACCCACAGTCTCGCGTTCAACGACATCCTCACAGCGATGGCTATCGGCGGAGCATTGTGTGTTCCCACAGGAAAGCACTATCTTTTGGCTGCTGGTGCCACAGTCTGGTGTGCCTTAATTGGTTGTGCACTGAACTCTTTGGGAGTCGCAGTGGGAGCGCCGGTTTTAACGTTACCGTTTGTCCTCTCCACCTTGCCTGTCTTTTTTGCTGCACGTCTGCTTGGTGCTCCCAGTCGGGCAGCCTTTTATGCACGCAGTCCAGAATTGGCCGTCATTGATCATGCTGTATGGAAAGAACGTGCGCGTATTCCCTTACGACTTCTCTATTTGCCTTTTTCCGGACCATGGACCGTATGGCAGGGCGTTGATGGCCCATGGACACATAAAGGCGTGTGGCGCAATGCGTATGATTTCATCATTACGAACGATGACGGACTGGATTTTGTCCATGACGGCTCACTGCTGACGGACTTTTTCGCCTTTGGTAAACCCGTCGTTGCTCCCTGTCGCGGACGCATCGTGTCCGTCATGAATGATCTCCCCGACAATCCTATCGGCATGGTGGATACGGCCAATTCTTGGGGAAATGCTGTTGTTATTGAGCATCCGGACGGCTATTGGGTTGAATTGTCACATTTCCGTCAGGGATCAATCCGCGTTGAACCTGGTCAATGGATAGAAGCAGGAACACTGCTCGGAGCTTGTGGGAATTCTGGAAACTCGCCACGACCACATATCCATATCCAAGTACAGACTCGTGCAGACCTCGGAGCTCCCACACTTCCCTTCGGATTTTCGCATTATGTCGTGGATGATGTCTATGTTGCGGGCAACCAACCGCAAACCGACGACAAACTCGCACCGCTTCCCATTGATATGCAACGCCACGCTGGATGGGAGCTTGCGCTTGATACATCGATGACGTTCTGTCTCAACAGTGAGACGGCATCAACAGCTGTCACAATGACCGTAGGGATGGCCGATGACGGATCACGATTTCTGGAAACAGAAAATGGACGGCTGTACTATGCCAACACACCAGGAAGCTTGCTCTTTCTTCGACATGAAGGCAACGACCCGTCTCTGGCTCTGATATTTGCTGCCATGCCTCGCTTACCATTCGGCGGAGAGCCGGGGATTACGTGGACGGAACCCGTCCCGGCGACCCTTCCTTGTTTTGGATGGAGACGTTTCTTGGCCCCGCTTTTGGCCTCATTTCATCATAGGTTGGGGGTGAATACGGCTATTGTACGTTTAACCGCTCGCAACACCCTTCAGACCGAATTGCGCTGTCCAATCACGCGGCAAAGAATGCACGCGACGATTCAACTCCATGAACACACCGGGCATATCAGTGCTCTCAAGCTTGGGAGTCACACGTTGAAAGCACATGTGCAACCCCAAGAATCGATAATGTGGCTGGCGGCGTAA
- a CDS encoding alanine racemase, whose product MTKMYVKPAIEKLSAGFMNTYGLMADTAIAVRRDIDGVSIDDLCQQFGSPLFVYSENRLRHAIRNMKNTFANHYPNVVTAWSYKTNYLQGICGVFHEEGALAEVVSAMEYDRARALGIPGENIIFNGPVKPLDALERAAKDGALIHIDHMDEIDDLESVAQAHNLTIKVGIRINLDAGIYPQWSRFGFNLESDQALEAVRRIHVGGRLQLSSLHCHIGTYILDPAAYGRQTEKMVRFAKHIESTFGFLIETIDIGGGFPSSARLKNSYLPPDVSVPAMDEYASAISTSLLEGFPAGRFPRLVLEAGRALVDDAGFLITTIAASRRLMDGSRAYVVDAGLHVLFTSFWYKHGLEIDRPITGITEKSAIYGSLCMNIDVLEESVMLPPLPRGARFIMSPVGAYNQTQSMQFIHYRPAAVMITQAGEPKLICRKETLEDHLIREAL is encoded by the coding sequence ATGACGAAAATGTATGTGAAACCGGCGATTGAAAAACTTTCGGCCGGCTTTATGAACACCTATGGACTGATGGCTGACACCGCAATCGCTGTTCGACGCGATATTGATGGGGTGTCCATTGACGACCTGTGCCAACAATTCGGGTCTCCACTGTTTGTTTACTCCGAAAACCGGTTGCGTCATGCCATACGGAACATGAAAAACACGTTTGCCAACCATTACCCCAACGTGGTTACCGCATGGTCGTACAAAACGAATTATCTTCAGGGTATCTGTGGAGTCTTTCATGAGGAAGGCGCTCTGGCCGAAGTCGTTTCAGCCATGGAATATGACCGAGCCCGTGCATTGGGAATTCCCGGTGAAAACATTATTTTCAATGGCCCGGTCAAACCTCTCGACGCCTTGGAACGTGCCGCCAAGGATGGCGCACTGATTCACATTGATCATATGGATGAAATCGACGACCTTGAATCTGTGGCCCAGGCACACAACTTAACCATCAAAGTGGGAATCCGCATCAATCTTGATGCCGGTATTTATCCGCAATGGTCTCGTTTCGGTTTCAATCTCGAGTCGGATCAAGCGCTGGAAGCCGTTCGCCGCATTCATGTTGGAGGCCGCCTGCAACTGAGCAGCCTGCATTGTCATATCGGAACGTATATCCTCGATCCGGCAGCGTACGGCCGGCAGACCGAAAAAATGGTCCGCTTCGCCAAGCATATCGAATCTACCTTTGGCTTTCTTATTGAAACGATCGATATCGGTGGCGGTTTTCCATCGTCGGCCCGCTTAAAGAACAGTTATTTGCCGCCGGATGTCTCCGTTCCTGCCATGGACGAATATGCTTCTGCCATCAGCACATCGCTGTTGGAAGGATTTCCTGCGGGTCGTTTTCCACGACTCGTTCTCGAAGCCGGTCGCGCCCTTGTTGACGACGCCGGTTTTCTCATTACCACCATTGCCGCATCCAGGCGACTGATGGACGGTTCTCGCGCCTACGTGGTCGACGCAGGACTCCATGTGCTCTTTACGTCATTCTGGTACAAGCACGGTCTTGAAATCGACAGGCCCATCACTGGAATTACGGAAAAAAGCGCGATTTACGGATCATTATGTATGAATATCGATGTTCTTGAAGAATCGGTCATGCTGCCTCCGTTGCCTCGTGGAGCCAGATTTATCATGTCACCGGTTGGCGCGTACAACCAAACGCAATCCATGCAGTTCATCCACTACCGACCGGCCGCAGTGATGATTACCCAAGCTGGAGAGCCTAAACTTATCTGCAGAAAAGAAACACTGGAAGATCATCTGATCCGAGAAGCATTATAA
- a CDS encoding sigma 54-interacting transcriptional regulator, which yields MAYPAPPTEPLGQSDAFLKFQEELSRVSRVDRPVLIVGERGTGKELAAIKLHYLSKRWDGPMVTVNCAALTESLLESELFGHEEGAFTGARGKRLGRFESADQGTLFLDETGSISLPIQTKILRVVEYGMFERVGGSKSIKVDVRIIGATNANLRELARKGSFKRDLLDRLAFEVLHVPPLRLRYGDISLLTDHFGGRMAVELGMDTPPDFSSSARQALEKYTWPGNVRELKNVVERAVARSQGQRIESVVFDPFTCPFEMLPDEHVSGLVPVERELPCDLKAILERTEVHYLEAALAQAEHKQRQAAELLGLRYDQFRSLFRKHRSKNVPSGGD from the coding sequence ATGGCATACCCGGCACCTCCAACGGAGCCTTTGGGGCAATCCGATGCGTTCTTGAAGTTTCAAGAAGAACTCTCTCGTGTGTCTCGTGTCGATCGACCTGTTCTTATTGTTGGAGAGCGAGGTACCGGTAAGGAATTGGCCGCAATCAAACTGCACTATCTTTCAAAACGTTGGGATGGCCCGATGGTGACGGTCAACTGTGCTGCATTGACCGAATCGCTCCTTGAATCCGAACTGTTTGGTCACGAGGAGGGCGCCTTTACCGGGGCTCGAGGCAAACGACTGGGGCGTTTTGAATCGGCTGACCAAGGGACATTGTTTTTGGACGAAACCGGCAGCATCTCGTTGCCGATTCAGACCAAAATATTGCGTGTTGTTGAATATGGCATGTTTGAACGGGTTGGCGGATCGAAGTCCATCAAAGTGGATGTTCGAATAATTGGCGCAACCAATGCGAATTTACGTGAATTGGCCCGAAAAGGAAGCTTTAAGCGTGATCTTCTCGATCGACTTGCTTTTGAAGTGTTGCATGTCCCCCCGTTGCGTTTACGATATGGTGATATCAGTCTTTTGACCGATCATTTCGGTGGGCGCATGGCCGTTGAATTGGGAATGGATACGCCACCCGACTTTTCTTCATCGGCTCGGCAGGCTTTGGAAAAGTATACCTGGCCGGGAAATGTGCGTGAGTTGAAAAACGTGGTGGAGCGAGCCGTAGCAAGAAGTCAGGGGCAACGTATCGAATCGGTCGTTTTTGATCCCTTTACTTGTCCCTTTGAAATGTTACCAGATGAACACGTCTCCGGGCTGGTTCCCGTTGAGAGAGAACTTCCGTGTGACCTCAAGGCAATCTTAGAGCGCACCGAAGTTCATTATCTCGAAGCCGCGCTGGCTCAAGCCGAGCACAAACAACGACAAGCGGCCGAGTTACTCGGCTTACGGTACGATCAGTTTCGTTCCCTTTTTCGTAAGCATCGCAGCAAGAACGTTCCCTCCGGCGGAGATTGA
- a CDS encoding PqqD family protein gives MNNCHQLQLGASGLAFDPLTGDSFTLNETGVSLLQSIMTHNGCVENAASLLAEEFGISPQSAHNDTVDFVSRLHAFGIL, from the coding sequence ATGAATAATTGTCATCAGCTCCAGCTCGGCGCATCAGGTCTGGCTTTCGACCCTCTGACCGGTGATTCTTTCACCTTGAATGAAACCGGCGTCAGCCTCCTGCAAAGCATTATGACTCACAACGGCTGCGTCGAAAACGCCGCCAGTCTGTTAGCGGAAGAATTCGGTATTTCTCCACAGTCCGCTCATAACGATACGGTCGACTTTGTTTCTCGCTTGCATGCCTTCGGAATTCTGTAA
- a CDS encoding ATP-grasp domain-containing protein yields MKRITVGVTGINATDNPGSGIGVARSLLETSELDIQLVGLCYDAMETGAYMDWIIPRSYLLPYPGTNGREYVNRLLSICTSAGIDILIPNLDAELPVIIRYRDEIERAGVRLLLPDMTRFQLRGKDRLTEIATSIGLDLPTTRLVSSRQELVQAVEDIDSPVMVKGIFHKALRATSTEEALSAFDDIASTWGFPVIVQKLVPGQELNVIGLGDGKGSHLGLLAVKKINTTSLGKIWTGVTVRHDAMLKAAAEFVARYRWPGPFELECLVNGDNVSLIEINPRFPAWVYFATGSGVNLPARLVRLLMNMEQTEHEDYQAGKMLIRYTTDLVTDMTPWQNFLMSGELS; encoded by the coding sequence ATGAAACGCATCACTGTCGGCGTCACCGGAATCAATGCCACGGACAATCCCGGATCGGGAATCGGCGTTGCCCGTAGCCTGCTCGAAACATCGGAACTCGATATTCAACTTGTTGGTCTGTGCTACGACGCCATGGAAACCGGTGCATACATGGATTGGATTATTCCCAGGTCGTACCTTTTACCATACCCGGGAACGAATGGGCGGGAATATGTCAATCGCTTGCTTTCCATATGCACTTCAGCCGGTATCGACATCCTCATCCCAAATCTTGATGCCGAACTTCCTGTGATTATCCGGTATCGAGATGAAATTGAGCGTGCTGGCGTTCGGCTGTTGTTGCCGGATATGACTCGGTTTCAACTGCGCGGAAAAGATCGACTGACGGAAATTGCTACATCCATTGGTCTTGATTTGCCAACAACCAGGCTGGTGTCTTCCCGACAGGAACTTGTTCAAGCGGTAGAAGACATCGACAGTCCTGTCATGGTCAAAGGAATATTCCATAAAGCCTTGCGTGCGACATCAACAGAGGAAGCCCTCTCAGCCTTTGACGACATTGCATCCACCTGGGGATTTCCCGTTATCGTTCAAAAACTCGTCCCCGGCCAAGAACTCAATGTTATTGGTCTGGGGGACGGCAAGGGCTCGCACCTTGGCTTACTGGCTGTCAAAAAAATCAACACGACCAGCCTCGGAAAAATCTGGACCGGTGTTACCGTCCGACATGATGCCATGCTTAAAGCGGCGGCGGAATTCGTTGCTCGATACCGTTGGCCAGGACCATTCGAACTCGAATGTCTCGTTAACGGCGACAATGTTTCCCTTATTGAAATCAATCCTCGGTTTCCTGCCTGGGTCTATTTCGCGACGGGCTCAGGAGTCAATCTCCCGGCTCGACTTGTTCGATTGCTTATGAACATGGAGCAAACAGAACACGAAGATTATCAGGCTGGTAAAATGCTGATTCGCTACACGACGGACCTCGTTACCGATATGACACCGTGGCAAAACTTTCTGATGTCTGGAGAACTGTCATGA